One genomic window of Leptotrichia shahii includes the following:
- a CDS encoding response regulator transcription factor, giving the protein MKILLAEDEVDLNNVVTRYLKKNGYSVDSVLDGEEALDYLEYGEYDLVILDIMMPKVDGFEVIKKLRNKGNHTSILMLTARDSADDKVKGLDLGADDYIVKPFDFNELLARIRAVVRRKYGNSSNKLVIGDLILDTSEKSVTRAGKQIELTGKEYEVLEYLMQSKNRILSRDQIKEHVWDFDYEGDSNIIDVLIKNIRKKIDIETGKQIIYTKRGLGYVIKED; this is encoded by the coding sequence ATGAAAATTTTGTTGGCAGAAGATGAAGTAGATTTGAATAATGTTGTAACAAGATATCTAAAAAAAAATGGATATAGTGTAGATAGTGTGCTTGATGGGGAAGAAGCACTTGATTATTTGGAATATGGCGAATATGATTTAGTAATTCTGGATATTATGATGCCAAAAGTAGATGGATTTGAAGTTATAAAAAAACTTAGGAATAAGGGAAATCATACTTCGATTCTTATGCTTACTGCAAGGGATAGTGCAGACGATAAGGTAAAAGGGCTTGACTTGGGGGCTGATGACTATATTGTAAAACCATTTGACTTTAATGAGCTTTTGGCAAGAATTAGGGCAGTTGTGAGAAGAAAATATGGAAATAGTTCAAATAAGCTTGTAATAGGAGATTTGATTTTGGATACTTCAGAAAAATCAGTAACAAGAGCTGGAAAGCAGATAGAATTAACAGGAAAAGAATACGAAGTTCTGGAATATCTCATGCAAAGCAAAAATAGGATTTTAAGCAGAGATCAGATTAAGGAGCATGTGTGGGACTTTGATTATGAAGGAGATTCTAATATAATTGATGTTTTGATAAAAAATATTAGGAAAAAAATAGATATAGAAACTGGAAAACAGATAATTTATACAAAAAGAGGACTTGGATATGTTATAAAGGAGGATTAG
- a CDS encoding PepSY domain-containing protein — protein MKKKILSIALLGIMVLGVSVTVNAKSKHKYNRNVSSNSYIGVNRAMNIALKKVPGANSSHVKEIHLDRENGRMVYEGEIYYNGWEYEFDIDATTGVIVKWKVDRD, from the coding sequence ATGAAAAAGAAAATTTTAAGTATCGCATTATTAGGAATCATGGTATTAGGAGTATCAGTGACTGTAAACGCAAAAAGTAAACACAAATATAACAGAAATGTTTCTTCAAACAGCTACATCGGAGTAAACAGGGCAATGAACATTGCGTTGAAAAAAGTGCCAGGAGCGAACAGTTCTCACGTAAAAGAAATCCATTTGGATAGAGAAAATGGGAGAATGGTGTATGAAGGGGAAATTTACTACAACGGCTGGGAATATGAATTTGACATTGATGCAACAACTGGAGTCATTGTAAAATGGAAAGTGGATAGAGATTAA